From one Tsukamurella tyrosinosolvens genomic stretch:
- a CDS encoding glycosyltransferase family 39 protein: MTKTRERVAVAVLLVGTAIAYLWALGRAGWANAFYSAAVQAGTVSGKAMFFGSSDGANSITVDKPPASLWVMEVSTRLFGVNTWAMLVPQALLGVASVALLYATVRRRFGAGAGLLAGLLLAVTPVAAMMFRFNNPDALLVLLMIAATWAMLRAVEDGRWRWLVACGAFVGFGFLTKQLAVMLIVPGLALTYLVAGPPKAGKRVAQLFAAGAAMVVAAGWWLLTVELWPAASRPWIGGSQNNSILELTLGYNGLGRLNGNEKGSVGPGRGGMELPAGFELPAGMEMPGHRGGSMFGDAGILRMVEPAQAGQIAWLLPAALLAIVLVPVLRRRAPRTDGDRAAVIAWGGWLLVTGITFSFMAGIFHAYYTVALAPAIAALVAIGVAVGLRERDRAWVRAVGALAVAATGVTAWYILDQTPDWNPWLRWAIAAAAAVSTVAILATLLPSAPRTRRLGGVIAATALFAAIAGQVAFTAETIMSPRQGAIVSAGPSSGHGFGPGGAMGRMERPSGGVGGPAGGTRPVGGRTGAPGGDERGGGPSFLMGSTAGPEVTALLLADAQRYTWVAATVGANAAAGYQLATEKPVMPIGGFNGTDPSPTLAQFQQYVRDGRIHYFLAESGGSFGGFGGSGTAAEIRSWVEKTYPSRTVDGVTVYDLTAPKG; encoded by the coding sequence GTGACCAAGACCCGCGAGCGCGTCGCGGTCGCCGTCCTCCTCGTGGGGACGGCGATCGCCTACCTCTGGGCCCTCGGGCGGGCGGGCTGGGCCAACGCCTTCTACTCGGCCGCCGTCCAGGCCGGCACCGTCAGCGGGAAGGCGATGTTCTTCGGGAGCTCGGACGGCGCGAACTCCATCACCGTCGACAAGCCGCCCGCCTCCCTGTGGGTGATGGAGGTGTCGACCCGCCTGTTCGGCGTCAACACGTGGGCGATGCTCGTCCCGCAGGCCCTCCTCGGGGTGGCGTCCGTCGCTCTCCTGTACGCGACGGTGCGCCGCCGCTTCGGCGCCGGCGCCGGACTCCTCGCCGGGCTGCTCCTCGCCGTCACGCCGGTGGCGGCCATGATGTTCCGGTTCAACAACCCGGACGCCCTGCTCGTTCTGCTCATGATCGCGGCGACCTGGGCGATGCTGCGGGCCGTCGAGGACGGCCGGTGGCGGTGGCTCGTCGCGTGCGGCGCCTTCGTCGGGTTCGGCTTCCTGACCAAGCAGCTGGCCGTGATGCTCATCGTCCCCGGGCTGGCGCTGACCTACCTGGTCGCGGGGCCGCCGAAGGCCGGCAAGCGCGTCGCGCAGCTGTTCGCCGCGGGCGCCGCGATGGTCGTCGCGGCCGGCTGGTGGCTGCTGACCGTCGAGCTGTGGCCCGCGGCGTCGCGGCCGTGGATCGGCGGCTCGCAGAACAACTCGATCCTCGAGCTCACGCTCGGCTACAACGGCCTCGGCCGCCTCAACGGGAACGAGAAGGGCAGCGTCGGGCCGGGGCGTGGCGGCATGGAGCTGCCCGCGGGCTTCGAGCTGCCCGCCGGGATGGAGATGCCCGGACACCGCGGCGGCTCGATGTTCGGCGACGCCGGCATCCTGCGGATGGTCGAACCGGCGCAGGCCGGCCAGATCGCCTGGCTGCTCCCCGCCGCGTTGCTCGCGATCGTCCTGGTGCCGGTCCTGCGGCGGCGCGCCCCACGGACGGACGGTGATCGCGCCGCCGTGATCGCCTGGGGTGGATGGCTGCTCGTCACCGGGATCACGTTCAGTTTCATGGCGGGCATCTTCCACGCGTACTACACGGTGGCCCTGGCGCCGGCCATCGCGGCGCTGGTCGCGATCGGGGTGGCGGTGGGCCTGCGCGAGCGCGACCGGGCGTGGGTCCGCGCCGTCGGAGCCCTCGCCGTCGCCGCGACGGGCGTCACCGCCTGGTACATCCTGGACCAGACGCCCGACTGGAACCCGTGGCTGCGCTGGGCGATCGCCGCGGCTGCCGCCGTGTCGACGGTGGCGATCCTCGCCACCCTGCTGCCTTCGGCGCCCCGCACGCGACGTCTCGGCGGGGTGATCGCCGCTACCGCTCTGTTCGCCGCGATCGCCGGGCAGGTGGCGTTCACCGCGGAGACGATCATGTCGCCGCGCCAGGGCGCCATCGTCTCGGCGGGCCCGTCGAGCGGTCACGGTTTCGGCCCGGGCGGCGCGATGGGCCGGATGGAGCGGCCCAGCGGCGGTGTCGGCGGTCCGGCCGGTGGCACCCGGCCCGTGGGTGGGCGCACCGGCGCGCCCGGCGGGGACGAGCGCGGCGGCGGACCGTCGTTCCTGATGGGCAGCACGGCCGGGCCCGAGGTGACCGCACTCCTGCTCGCGGACGCGCAGCGCTACACGTGGGTCGCGGCGACGGTCGGCGCGAACGCCGCCGCCGGCTATCAGCTCGCCACGGAGAAGCCCGTGATGCCGATCGGCGGCTTCAACGGCACCGACCCCTCCCCCACGCTCGCGCAGTTCCAGCAGTACGTCCGCGACGGCAGGATCCACTACTTCCTGGCCGAATCGGGCGGCAGCTTCGGAGGATTCGGCGGTTCCGGCACCGCGGCCGAGATCCGGTCGTGGGTGGAGAAGACTTATCCGTCGCGGACCGTCGACGGGGTCACGGTGTACGACCTCACCGCGCCGAAGGGATGA
- a CDS encoding bifunctional glycosyltransferase family 2/GtrA family protein: MTTEIAPDPKVTAAQDRHERAETAPVLDIVIPVYNEAHTIAHCVETLREYLDDSLAIPARITIADNASTDDTLRVAHSLAAAVDGVRVVHLDAKGRGRALRRVWAQSDARVLVYMDVDLSTDLKALHPLVAPLLSGHSDLAIGTRLGRGANVVRGPKREVISRGYNLLLHTALRVRFSDAQCGFKAIRTDVARELLPLVEDGEWFFDTELLVLAERAGLRIHEVPVDWTDDPDSRVDIVDTVKKDLKGVLRVGRALGRGALPLDEVRRALGREEPQLAGVPRNMVGQLARFAAVGVASTVAYAILYLLLHPVIGAQGANFAALLITAVGNIAANRSFTFGVRGREGAARHHLQGLVVFLLTWALTSGSLTALAAFAPDAGRGIQLAVLVVANLVATITRFLGLRLIFRAATTDKDGAR; encoded by the coding sequence ATGACAACCGAGATCGCCCCCGACCCGAAGGTCACGGCAGCGCAGGACCGGCACGAGCGGGCGGAGACCGCCCCCGTCCTCGACATCGTGATCCCCGTCTACAACGAGGCCCACACGATCGCGCACTGCGTCGAGACGCTGCGGGAGTACCTCGACGACTCCCTCGCCATTCCGGCGCGGATCACCATCGCCGACAACGCCAGCACGGACGACACTCTGCGCGTGGCGCATTCGCTGGCCGCCGCGGTCGACGGCGTGCGCGTGGTGCACCTCGACGCGAAGGGCCGCGGCCGGGCCCTGCGCCGGGTCTGGGCGCAGTCCGACGCCCGCGTACTGGTCTACATGGACGTCGACCTCTCGACCGATCTCAAGGCGCTGCATCCCCTCGTCGCGCCGCTGCTCTCGGGCCACAGCGACCTCGCGATCGGCACCCGCCTCGGACGGGGCGCGAACGTGGTGCGCGGGCCGAAGCGCGAGGTCATCTCCCGCGGCTACAACCTGCTGCTGCACACCGCTCTGCGGGTGCGCTTCTCCGACGCCCAGTGCGGTTTCAAGGCGATCCGCACCGACGTCGCGCGCGAACTGCTGCCGCTGGTCGAGGACGGCGAGTGGTTCTTCGACACCGAACTGCTCGTGCTCGCCGAGCGGGCGGGCCTGCGCATCCACGAGGTCCCGGTGGACTGGACGGACGACCCCGACAGCCGCGTCGACATCGTCGACACGGTGAAGAAGGATCTCAAGGGCGTGCTCCGGGTCGGGCGAGCGCTGGGCCGGGGCGCACTCCCCCTGGACGAGGTCCGTCGCGCCCTCGGTCGCGAGGAGCCGCAACTGGCGGGCGTGCCGCGCAACATGGTCGGCCAGCTCGCGCGGTTCGCCGCGGTCGGCGTGGCGAGCACCGTCGCCTACGCGATCCTCTACCTGCTGCTGCACCCGGTCATCGGGGCGCAGGGCGCGAACTTCGCGGCCCTCCTCATCACGGCGGTCGGGAACATCGCGGCGAACCGCTCCTTCACCTTCGGCGTGCGCGGGCGCGAGGGAGCTGCCCGCCACCACCTGCAGGGCCTGGTGGTCTTCCTCCTCACCTGGGCACTGACGTCCGGCAGCCTCACCGCGCTCGCGGCGTTCGCGCCGGACGCCGGGCGCGGGATCCAGCTCGCGGTGCTCGTGGTGGCCAACCTGGTCGCGACGATCACGCGATTCCTGGGACTGCGCCTGATCTTCCGCGCGGCCACCACGGACAAGGACGGGGCCCGGTGA